The proteins below come from a single Zea mays cultivar B73 chromosome 8, Zm-B73-REFERENCE-NAM-5.0, whole genome shotgun sequence genomic window:
- the LOC100194136 gene encoding NPL4 family, which yields MILRIRSRDGTDRITVPDSASVTVADLQRLIESHLTVPVPLQRLSLDPALLLPNPSAVVPLLTDSAAPLASLRLANGAFVYLAYPPDARSARPPPPKALSAAGSFGKKMTMDDLIARQIRVTRQENALCAAASFDRDAANAFQLYVAEFLGFGVKRAGFLYGRVDAETKDVFVDFIYEPPQQGSEDVVHLLRDPDEEARVDTIAEGLGMRRVGLVFTQAVGRKASETGEYTMSNREVVQAAQLQAEGGIPEWVTAIVKLEVGDDGTGDVHFEAFQMSEICVKLFKDGVLETEVQDADDPRLSKMRKEVVAGGKDTMEVDNDFFLVPVKISDHQGPLSVGFPIENRGNPVSISALRSHLERMKHLAFVKRISDFHLLLKLATFLDVKADMPTIAACVKTQSRVPEGYQLLIESFASQG from the exons ATGATCCTCCGTATCCGCAGCCGCGACGGCACGGACCGCATCACGGTCCCAGACTCGGCCTCAGTCACCGTCGCCGACCTGCAGCGCCTCATCGAGTCGCACCTCACCGTGCCCGTCCCGCTCCAGCGCCTCTCCCTCGACCCGGCCCTCCTGCTCCCTAACCCCTCCGCCGTTGTCCCACTCCTCACCGACTCGGCGGCGCCGCTTGCCTCGCTCCGCCTCGCCAACGGCGCCTTCGTCTACCTCGCATACCCGCCCGACGCGCGCTCggcccgcccgccgccgcccaAGGCACTTTCCGCCGCTGGCTCTTTCGGCAAAAAGATGACCATGGATGACCTTATCGCGCGCCAGATCCGCGTCACACGCCAGGAGAACGCGCTCTGCGCCGCCGCCTCTTTTGACCGCGATGCCGCCAACGCGTTCCAGCTCTACGTCGCCGAGTTCCTCGGCTTCGGCGTCAAGCGGGCGGGTTTCCTCTACGGCCGCGTCGACGCAGAGACCAAGGATGTCTTCGTCGACTTTATCTATGAGCCGCCGCAGCAGGGCTCCGAGGACGTGGTCCACCTCTTGAGGGACCCCGACGAGGAGGCCCGCGTCGATACCATCGCCGAGGGGCTCGGGATGCGCCGGGTCGGCCTCGTGTTCACGCAGGCCGTTGGGAGAAAGGCCAGCGAGACTGGTGAGTACACCATGTCCAACCGGGAGGTCGTGCAGGCGGCCCAGCTGCAGGCTGAGGGCGGGATCCCGGAGTGGGTCACCGCCATAGTCAAACTGGAGGTGGGGGATGACGGCACCGGGGATGTGCACTTCGAGGCCTTCCAGATGAGTGAGATTTGTGTCAAGCTCTTCAAGGATGGGGtactggaaactgaggttcaggaTGCTGATGATCCCCGTCTGTCAAAGATGCGGAAAGAGGTGGTGGCTGGGGGGAAGGATACTATGGAGGTGGATAATGACTTCTTCCTCGTGCCCGTCAAGATCTCTGATCACCAG GGTCCACTCTCAGTAGGCTTTCCTATAGAGAACCGTGGAAATCCTGTGAGCATCAGCGCGTTGAGAAGTCACCTGGAGCGGATGAAGCATTTGGCATTTGTGAAGCGGATCTCGGACTTCCATTTGCTCCTCAAGCTCGCTACTTTCCTAGATGTAAAGGCAGACATGCCTACTATAGCTGCATGTGTGAAAACTCAGAGCAGGGTGCCCGAGGGGTACCAGCTTCTGATCGAGTCCTTTGCTAGCCAGGGATAA